In candidate division WOR-3 bacterium, the genomic window AAGGACTGTCTGATTCACCTCGGCACGAGCATCGCACCAGTCGGAACAGGAAGAGAAGGCACGAGATGCGTCTCGGTCCGTATCACTGACAAGAAGGGCTCGACCCAGGAAGCCACGGTCAACTTCGGCGATGTCAAGCTTCTGCCGCTGGCAGTTGGTGAAAAGGCGCGGGCGGTCATCAGACCGGAACGCGGCTACGATGTCGGTGCCGGAACGGGCCGGGACTACGAGGCTGAGGTCGAAGGTGGCCTCGCCGGGGTCATCATTGACTGCAGGGGAAGACCTCTTGTCCTCCCTGAAGACGACACCCGACGCATCGCTGCTCTCAACAAGTGGACGGCCCAATTCGGCGCATACCCAGCCTGAGAAATACTAGTGCAGGACCACAAACTTGCTCTTCCTGAACCCGCGCCGGTCACGAAGCAGCGCGAAGTAGGAACCCGGGTTGACCCTGGTCTCCTGTCCACGACTGACCCTGGCTACAAACCTGCCCTGGCAGTCGTAGAGCATCATCTCATCGGCCTCGTCCACAACCCGCACCGGCCCACGAATCACTTGAACCGACACACGCCGACCAGAATCTTGGCCGAGCAGCACTGCCAGTTGCATGGCTCTCGCGGCATTCACTAGGCCGTAGCCAAAATACTCGTCCCGACCGACTAGCCCTTTGTCAATCGCCGACGCGGCAAGAATCGCCCGTACCCGTGAAGCTGATAGACTGTTGCCTGCACTCAGCAGCAATGCGGCCACGCCCGTAGCCTCCGGGCAAGCCATTGACGTTCCACTGGCGAGCGCGTACGAACCGCCAACTGTGGTCGAAAGTATACTCACCCCCGGCGCGACCAACTCCTGCTCAGCCCCGTAATTGGAGAAGTCGGCAAGACCGGAATACTCATCAAGCGCACCTACGCAGACACACTCGGGCAGCGCCGCAGGGTACTGCACCGTGCCGGCCCCGGCATTCCCGGCAGCTCCGAACAGCACTACATTGTTCTGAGCCGCATACCGGCATGCCTCCTCAAGCGGTGTCATTGACTGATTTGCACCCAGACTCATATTCAACACCCGGCACCCGCGGTCAACCGCCCAGCGGATTCCGGACGCTAGGTCTGACAAGTCTCCGGAGCCGGAATCATTCAGCACCCGCACCGCAACCAGCTGTACCTGAGCCCAACCGGCCACGCCGACACCGTTGTCCATGACTGCCGCGATAATGCCAGCAACATGGGTACCATGAAACGCCTCAGGTATTGTGGAATTGTCCGGCCTTGGGTCATCGTCGTCCCGGACAAAATCCCGGCCATACTGCCCTGGTACGAACCGTGCCGCCAAGTCTGGATGCCAGTACTCAACGCCGTTGTCAATGACCGCCACCTTCACACCCGTCGCACCAGTTGCAATATCCCAGGCCTTGTCTGAGTACATTACCCACTTATCCCACTGCTGGGTAAGAAAGAACGGGTCATTTGGAATCCTTGAAGCCTCTATTCTCACGTCCGGCTCAATGTAGCGCACACCCCTGACCCCGGGCAGGTCAAGCCGCTCGTTTGCTGTATGACATACGAAAAAACCACAACCCTGGTCCAGACGCACAACCTCAACCCCGGCCCGCTCCAGCCCGGCCCGGACTTCAATCTCATAACCGGGCATGAACCCGACAACGTACTGACCGGGAATGCGGGCATCTGCTTCAGGAACACTTTTGCCGCTCCGGCCGTGCGGCACAGCCAGTTCTGACCCGGACTCGAAACTTCGCTCAAGCACCGGCACCAACGTAACCTCGGCCCGCCCCACCGGCATCATTTCCGGCCTGGGCCACAAACACAGAAACAGCAGTATGATACTCATTGCCTCTGCTCCAGGGAAAATCTCACCCAGCATGTTATCTGCGAACCACTCGTGTTCAGAAACACAAGATAGAACGAATCGCTTTTTGTCACCCCGGCCCGCACTGTAAACTCGGCACGGTTTACTTCCTCAAGAATTGCCGAGTAGGAACGTCCTGCCTGAAACTCGCGGTAATTCCCGGCATCAAGCCAGATGAAACGGGAAAGCACGCCCGGACCCGAAAGCCGGAACTCACCGGCAACTGTATCGCCCAGCTCGGCCGAAAACTGTACCGGCCAGTAATAACCGGACTGAAGGCTGAAACGACCATGAAAAATGTCCTGCTCGCTGCCCACTGACACCTGCACGTTTACGGTATCACTATAGCCTTTGTTCCCGGAGAAATCCTCTGCCCGACAGAATAGCTGATGCCAGCTCTGATTCTCAAGATTCCGCGTGTCCCATTCAACCTCATACGGCCGGGTCGCATCTGTTCCGATCCTCGAACCGTCAACAAAGAACTCTACCTCTGACACACCGCTCGTGTCGGTAGCCTCGGCCCGCACCAGCACAATCCCGCTCACCAGCGACGAATCAGTTGGTTGCAACATTTGGCACACCGGCGGAGAACTGTCTTCAAATAGCCAGCAGCCAGCAAGAACCAAGGCTAGCAGAGGGAAGAGTAGTCTGGCCGCAGCCTTGGGTAAAACTGGGCGCAGATGCTCACGCTGTGGGTCGCCCATTTTCACGGCTGCCAGCTCCGGCGTTCTACACTTTGCGCGATGGCTTCTGACTTCGGACCTTGCTTCTTTCCTAAAGCTCATGCTCGTCCCCCGTTTCTGGAATAATCACCTCTCTCGCACCAAGCTCCACCAGCGCCTGACGCATTGCTTCGGCTGCGCCGGTCTCGGCGTGCACCAGGAAAACCTTTTTCAGCCGGGGCAGATTCATCCGGGCTACATACTCCAACAGCCCGTCACGGTCTGCGTGGGCGCTGAACTCATTCATCACCTCGACCTCACACCTAAGGTCGTATTCCTCACCGTAGATTCTCACTCTCGGTTGACGCTCGGCAATCCGGCGACCAAGCGTGCCATCGGCCTGAAACGAAACAAGTAGCACCAGATTACGCTTATCCGAAACCGCGTGCTTCAAGTGATGCAGCACCCGGCCGGCCTCGCACATCCCGGAGGCCGAGATAATAATGCACGGTCCGGCAAAGTCATTCAACGCCTTGGACTCCTCGACGCTTGCGACGTAGGAAAGACCTGGAAAGTCAAACGGCTCATCGTGTCCGGCAAGCACTGCCATCGCCTCGTCGTCATAATACTGCGGGAAGCTACGGAAAACTTCGGTAACACTAGCAGCCAAAGGACTGTCAACGAACACCGGTACTTCAGGAATCATAGAGTTCTGGCGCAGCCGGTTCAGGGTATAGACGATTTCCTGGGACCGCTCAACCGCGAACGCTGGAACGATTATCCGGCCACCTCTTGAATACACCCGGTTGACGATTGCGGCAAGCCGGTCGGCAACTTGACTGTAGTCAGTGTGTACCCGGTCACCATAGGTCGCCTCCATGATAAGGTAATCCGCCTGGTCAACCTGCACTGGGTCACGGATGATCGGCATCTTCCGCCGACCCAAATCACCGGTGAAGAGCAACCTTCTTCCCTCGACCTCGATATCCACCAGCGCCGAACCCAGTATGTGGCCAGCATCGTGCAGCACCACCGAAAACGGCCCGAGCCTTTGAGGCTTGGCATACCGCGTGCCTCGGAAATAGCGAAGTGACTCCTGCGCGTCTGCGACCGTATAGACCGGTTCCTTGGTCGGCTCTCCCCTCTCCCTCCGTTTCTTGTTCAGGTATCTGATATCGGACTCCTGGATACTCGCCGAGTCTAGAAGCAGAACCCGGGCAAGAGCCAGAGTACCGTTGGTAACAAGAATCGTACCCCGGAACCCGTGCTTGACCAGATTCGGCACATTACCGACATGGTCAATGTGTGCATGGCTGACAACACAGTCGTCGATCTCACGGGCTTTGAAGGGCAGGTGCCGATTGGTATGCTCGGCCAGGTCGCGATGACCCTGAAACAGGCCGCACTCAAGGAGCAACTGATGTCGGCCTGCGGTCAGGAGGTGCTTTGACCCGGTTACGGTTCGGCACCCTCCCCAGAATCTAACCTTCATGTCCGCTGTCGGTTGTCGGCAGACTGCTGCCCGTCTGTACGGACCAGACCCCGGATGACCCTCATGTTCTCTAGATCGTCCCTCACGTTCTTGCGCGGTGTCTCCATAATACCAGGTAGGTACGAAAGTAAGGGATGATTCACGATAAGCCTGAACCCCTCAAACCCGATTTCGCCCTTGCCGATGTGCCAGTGCCGGTCCTTGCGTGAGCCCAGGCTGGTCTTCGAATCATTGAGATGCAAGAGGTGCAACCG contains:
- a CDS encoding S8 family serine peptidase, producing the protein MSIILLFLCLWPRPEMMPVGRAEVTLVPVLERSFESGSELAVPHGRSGKSVPEADARIPGQYVVGFMPGYEIEVRAGLERAGVEVVRLDQGCGFFVCHTANERLDLPGVRGVRYIEPDVRIEASRIPNDPFFLTQQWDKWVMYSDKAWDIATGATGVKVAVIDNGVEYWHPDLAARFVPGQYGRDFVRDDDDPRPDNSTIPEAFHGTHVAGIIAAVMDNGVGVAGWAQVQLVAVRVLNDSGSGDLSDLASGIRWAVDRGCRVLNMSLGANQSMTPLEEACRYAAQNNVVLFGAAGNAGAGTVQYPAALPECVCVGALDEYSGLADFSNYGAEQELVAPGVSILSTTVGGSYALASGTSMACPEATGVAALLLSAGNSLSASRVRAILAASAIDKGLVGRDEYFGYGLVNAARAMQLAVLLGQDSGRRVSVQVIRGPVRVVDEADEMMLYDCQGRFVARVSRGQETRVNPGSYFALLRDRRGFRKSKFVVLH
- a CDS encoding Ig-like domain-containing protein, whose protein sequence is MLQPTDSSLVSGIVLVRAEATDTSGVSEVEFFVDGSRIGTDATRPYEVEWDTRNLENQSWHQLFCRAEDFSGNKGYSDTVNVQVSVGSEQDIFHGRFSLQSGYYWPVQFSAELGDTVAGEFRLSGPGVLSRFIWLDAGNYREFQAGRSYSAILEEVNRAEFTVRAGVTKSDSFYLVFLNTSGSQITCWVRFSLEQRQ
- a CDS encoding MBL fold metallo-hydrolase, which codes for MKVRFWGGCRTVTGSKHLLTAGRHQLLLECGLFQGHRDLAEHTNRHLPFKAREIDDCVVSHAHIDHVGNVPNLVKHGFRGTILVTNGTLALARVLLLDSASIQESDIRYLNKKRRERGEPTKEPVYTVADAQESLRYFRGTRYAKPQRLGPFSVVLHDAGHILGSALVDIEVEGRRLLFTGDLGRRKMPIIRDPVQVDQADYLIMEATYGDRVHTDYSQVADRLAAIVNRVYSRGGRIIVPAFAVERSQEIVYTLNRLRQNSMIPEVPVFVDSPLAASVTEVFRSFPQYYDDEAMAVLAGHDEPFDFPGLSYVASVEESKALNDFAGPCIIISASGMCEAGRVLHHLKHAVSDKRNLVLLVSFQADGTLGRRIAERQPRVRIYGEEYDLRCEVEVMNEFSAHADRDGLLEYVARMNLPRLKKVFLVHAETGAAEAMRQALVELGAREVIIPETGDEHEL